The following is a genomic window from Meriones unguiculatus strain TT.TT164.6M chromosome 13 unlocalized genomic scaffold, Bangor_MerUng_6.1 Chr13_unordered_Scaffold_41, whole genome shotgun sequence.
agagttcttttcaataatttgtatagcctggcatattcggcttcatgatagtgccaaaaTCATGAACTCTTTGTGAATCCCAATCTATTGTTTTCCTTGATACTTAataataagttttgtttaaagaatttattactgTTTGTCTAAGGCATTTAAAGTGAAATCTATATTTCTCATATTCAGAAAAAGTAAAACTCTCAAGTAATCCTTcaggtactttttattttttatttattttttattttttttatcagttacattttattaactctgtatcccagccgtgtcccgatccctcattccctcccagtccctccctccttccctcatctccaccgtgcccctttccaagtccactgataggggggacctcctccccattcatatgatcctgttttatcaggtatcttcaggactgggtgcaaagccctcctctgtggcctaacaagactgctcctccctttgggggtggggagaccaaagagccagtcattgagttcctgttagaaatagtccttgttcccctcactttgggaaaccaattggttactgagctaccacaggctacatctgagtggtggttctaggttatatccatacatggtccttggttgaatgatttaaattactaagtatagtattttgatcatatcagtgtatccaaatgcacttccctgattacaccatcatgggttcttctcattttgcttgttactcacagtttcagtagatatttattaccctgcttcTACATATTTTCCCAAGGTACCATGTGAAGAAATTAGATCCCACATCCATGGCCTATGAAAcaattctgatttggtggtaagcatacaacacttgcatcaacaaattgcagctctaagctcagatcaaccagtacctatctcagctgtagaagttgcaAATGCATTTCTACATTCTTTGGCATTCTTTGACTCAGTACAGGACTCTTGgtcttttcattataattccagAGTAATCCTAGGAATTATTCTAAtttccacacttgtttttctggtcattttctgaagactaaaaaaagCCCTATATGTCACACAAGAGGTCTATAAATATTGAAATCATTACATCAGAAAGGGGATAATGGCACAGTAATATTCACTGGAGTTGGTGAAAGTCATTTACTTTGCTTGATGTAatgccagcaaagctgagcagattgttaaaatcactgttcttctaactttttggatattttttctgtgtgtctcctTAGTAGTGGCTTTCTGCGCtatgattccatttgttttttctacaaaaatttatgtctgagtctttttatgaaaatccaaaacttaactttatgtgtacactgtttataaatcttctttctgcctgggacatcattaagcacagataagcatattagatatgaggccattatttcagaagttttcttggggtatcttcccctaaacagtattttggtgcagagtaaacaaggcattgtgcaaaccctgagaggccaggagattcaGTTATAGATTTAAGACTTCCTTTCATTATAGGTTTAGAGCTccttgaaaatgtagtttaaagatcagagaggatacactcctgatggaataaaactcagtaaataggacagattgactaaaataaactttttctactttatagcatgatgatgatgcatatagtaaaaggagttatttattagtatttgctattcatacaaagacctgttaaagtattttctgtttttctggactgcactcatactacaaacactgccagtctaaaagcaaactgtcatacgttaaatatgttttctttgcaggagatatttttgattccttaaagtagagtcatgggcttataatactatcttttctgtttgtatttttttaattgttgctgaaCTTGTAACCATGGAAAAAACTCAAACACCcactctgtaccacttgtataatcattagtgtgcgtttgaactgtgaaacttgtataaatacagaaggacctttttgatagtaaatcagagctacagaaatgtctgaattttaaatgtcaactgaGAGATTCCCCTGACCACTGCACCTGACTCACTCCCTTCACTTACTGACCcctcatatagtatatactctgtggaacaccctgcttgcaaacatactccaattctcttttccatgctgaggatggcctcacagaaaggttcctggtacaggatcacagagaatgaactgcctacAAGAAAGTATTCATGGGACAGATAtgtgctctctgcacatatgtagtagttgtgcaacttggtcctcatgtgggacttctaagagCACATGTGTAACCATTATGCAGATTGGTCTTCATGATGGTATCTATCAGAAAGatcaaagctgtctctgactcttttgcctgccattggatTCCTTTTCCATAATTAGACTGCCTTGTTTAGTCTCAATAGCAAAAGTTGTgcagtcttattgcaactttatatgtcaaggctggttgatatccaaggaaggctcctttttttttgaaaagaaatagaggaagggaACATGGGTTGGCAGgtgaggtgacagagagggactaggaggaaaagtgtgattagatgctgcagtagtacataaacaaatcaattaataatccattaaaaagaaatagtaagattgtaatagaaatgaatgaaacagaaacaaagaaaatgcaagtgttaactaaaggaagagttggttcattctgaagataaacaaaattcacagacccttgtctcaagtaaatcaaagaaagaagtaGAGGACTCAAATTAGTAGAATCAGAAGTGACGGAAAAACATTGCTACAGAATCCAAAgatattcagaatattctaaaggaacatttagaaaaattatatagcagagtgcttaaaatgcacatgaaatgggtAAGTTTTAGATTGGTCCAAGAAACCATGActcaaacatgaattcaactttTATTCAACATCCTAAATAGATCTAAAGagacccatgaggaaattcaaacgcTCATGAAAGcatcttaccaaaaaagaaattaaggaagctgaaagattACAAAAGGAGACTCTAATATGTTGGAGACCAGAGTGCACCATAACTGAAGGATAGAGGATCAGAGTCCCAAAGTCCATCGAGCAGGTCCAGGGGTAGCAAACTATGGGCAGCCTGCCCTTccacatactccagtgagtttggacccccagggtctctcagctgtagaaaccagacctcagatccttcctgctcccctgagATCAACATCAGGATTATTGGGACAGAATCCCAGCCACCAAGCCACATATTCTCTGGACACCTTGTGGACACCAGGAGGataagagaaacacagggatctCAGATCCAGtatggcagagcagagaggaatcttcatacaaggaacacagttttaggcaggcttataagctgcagcccagctttcttctgattAACCCCCACTCTTGTCACCTTGGCCTGGAGCCCTTTGGGGCACTTGCATATGCTCAGTGTTCATGACAGCAGCACCTGTACCCCAAACATCGGAGCTCCCACGCATGCACACTCCATGACCTTCAATTCACCTACCCCCATCTGTTTTTTTGCTCACTACCTGGCCTGTTCACTGCCCTTGAAGACACCGGCAtctgaattgccagcacccattcttgagccactgcacattcctcatcttcctgaatgCTACACTAGACTCCAAAGACAAGCTGGTTCAGTCTTTGGtacaggttccaggaacaaaacagctaaggctacagacaaccacatggcaaaagtctacaataaaataacagtcaacaaaaatcaggagaCCATGGCTCTAACTCCCCAAAAAAACAATGGATATACTAATGTAGctgtaacacaagaaaatgaccttaaatctatgcttattcaatTATTTGTGGCATgtgaagaggaaaacaactaatctctcaaagaaatacaggcaaatacaaccaaacagagGCCATaatagacaggaaaccacaatcaaacatgtgaaggaaataaaacttttcatGGCCTTAGAAAactagaattaataaagaaaccacaaacaaagaaaactgagtaTGGAACACTTAGAAAAGTGATCAAGTACCAtggagataagcatcaccaacagaatacaagaaattggggagagaatctcaggcattgaagatgtagttgaagtaactgataaatctctcaaagaaaagaaaaagtacagtTTCTCGTGCAAAACAttcaggacaccatgaaaagatgaaacctaagaataatagcaataaaataaacagatgattcaaggctccaaggtccagtatctattttcaataaaattgtggaagtttcaccaaccttaagaaagagatagccTTAAACATAAAGGTGGCTTGCAGAACACCACATATTCTAGACCAGATAAGAAAATACttgtgcaacataataatcaaaacactaaatctacccaatgaaaaaataaataaataaaagcagcaaggaaaaaggccaaataagatataaaggcagacctatcagaatcacaccagacttcccaacagagactatgaaagccagatgggCTTCAGTGGATgttatgcagacactaagagaccatagatgacagcaaaagtgacccagcaaaagttaccgtcaacacagatggaggaaacaagatattccatgacaaaactaaatttaaacaatatctttgcagcatccagatctagagaagctactagaaggaaaactccaaccaatgagataatctaaacccaagaagcacaggatatagatgacatcacaaaaaaatcaagagaacacaagcacacaaacatactattaACACCAACTCCACAGTAACAAGAACTAATATTAATTGGTTTTtaatatctaccaacatcaatggactcaacagtccaagaaaaagacacattCTAACAGTATGGTTAcacaaacaggatccaacattctgctgcaaacatgaaacacttcagccataaagatagacactaccttggaataaagtgctagaaaaagattttccaatcaaataggctgaaggagcaagtggcagtagcatcctaatatttaatcaaatagacttttaaccaatattaatcaaaaaagattggGAAGGATGCTTCATCTTCATCGAAAAAAATCCATTAGGACATCACTATCTTGaaaaactatgccccaaatacaaggacacctgcactgtaaaagaaacattcaagctgaaatcacacatgagtcccaacttagtaatagtgggagacttccaccacactctcaccaattgacatatcattggaacagaagctaaatagtgatAATGAAGAATACAGaggtcaaaaatcaaatggatctaagagatttctacaaaaattttcacctagacacaaacaaatatgctttcttctctgcacatcatggatccttctccaaaattgaccacaaagTCAGGAACAAAGCGAGTCTcatcagatacaagaagactgacataACCCTTTGTATCCAATTACACTGCCATGTTCTAGAGCTGGACCTCAGCTAtgacaaaaagagcaaaacacctgcacatatatcgagcctgaacaactctctactcaatgacaggtgtgtcgtggaagaaataaagaaagaaattaaagatgttcaagaattaattgaaaatgaaggtgcaacataccgaaactcctatgacaaaatgaaagccgtcctaagaggaaagttcatagtgttcagtgccttcataaagaaacttgAGACAtgtcatacaagcaatttaacgacacacctgaaagatccagaaaaaacaaaaagatacagacacacccaagaggagtagatggctttaaataatcaaactcagttctgaaatcaatatactaaaaacaaagtgattcaaagaatcaacaaaaccatgagttggttcttagagaaaatcaacaaaatagacaatctcttagctaaagtaactaaaagTTAGAAAGATACTATCGaaatgaacaacataaaaaatgaaaacatgtatgtaaggacacacatcaagaaaatcaaaagtcttacttcaaaagtctatatgtcataaaatttttaaatctatatggaatgcacaattttcttgatagagtccacttgccaaagttaaatcaagatcaggtaaataaattaaatagtcctgtcTTTCCTAAGATAATAGAAgctgtaataaaaaaatccccatcaaaaaagcccgggtccagatggtttcagcacagaattctaccagaccttcaaagaagaggaaataccaatattcttcaaactattccacaaaatagaaacagaaggaacatcaccaacctcattgtatgaggccacagtcacattgaccCTACAAAGAAATGAACCTCAGACCAATACTGCTTATGATCATTGGTGCAAaactactcagtaaaatacttgaaaactgaatccaagaatacaacaaaaatatcatccaccataaccaaataggcttcacccagacatgctggggtggttcagtttacagaaattcatcaatgtaatctaccacataaacaaactgaagagaaaaaaaaaacaaaaaacaaaaaaaaaaaaacaatgcatgatcatttccttacatgccaaaaaagcatctgacaaaatccaacacctattattcatgttaaaattttaggagagatcagaaatagaaggcacatacctaagcatagtaaaaacaatatacaacaagcctatagccaacatcaaactaaacagagaagaacttaaatctatcccactgaaatcaggcacaaggcatgactgcctgctctctccatatctcttcaacatagtatgtgaagtcatatatcacactgcaaggaatttaacctatggtagcactagatctcagaatataaagaatatttatttaatctttcaacattttattgtttttaataaaacataaaaagttttgtttgttatccagttgtctaaggattggcctttttgaatatgataaaaaaaatagtagattctcatcattatattaatgtattttcattttgactttatattttattataaaaattttcatttttaaaaaaaacataattatctcactatacctcttcttgttctttgccTAGAACATCTTCTCGAGCCACTTTAtatctattctctctcaaattcatggcgtcttatttattatatgtttatttgtgtgtgtgtttgtttgtattaaaaatacaACCTGCACATGCCAGATGATATTACTTGTCTATGTTATCACACATTTGAACATAACCCTAAACAggcaaccatatttttatttacatcaacTGGCTTTTTCTACTCTTGTTGATACTGAAGATGACAAATGTAAGTGTTATAAATGCAATTCTATTTCTCATGCACTCAAGAAATAATCATACATGTACTTTTTCTGGAGTTATCTTCaggcaaaaatcattaggtttgtttattgcagaaataaaaatcaattctggACAAGTGGAGATCTCACATTTAATGGGGAACCTATACCATGGAGATAGCCAtgtcatgcaccaaaaggcaggttttttattttagtagTTTTCATCTGACACAATAacatgagaattgccactcaaatcttcacacattttgtggcatcagcagtgattactaatggattcagggatgagggaaagagacatggagaacagcattgcattatgacaccatagtcacttaactttccccttctacattcccaagcagttgaggaaaagtattatttttctacctgtctggttggaaatgtgccactctggacaaaatacacaagaaaagtagcaaatgggtctttcttcttgtagaactttccagaatcctggaccacagctctgtgtacatacagattgaggagtctgaaggcaacacagaaaaactggtcataatattgaacattaatttaaaatacttttggctaaataacttaaatgcTCATACTCTAGGTaaagtgtatgtattttttgtgtgtttaacttttttataatttttatttttttatattaatcacaagctcagtatccaagtgggttaccctagtaaagggaacagcgactatttctgacaagaactcaatgactggctttttgacctcccccttccctctgagggaggagcagccttggtaggtagatgaggacattgcaaccagtcctgaagatacctgataatctaaggtcagatggaattgGAAGAGGAATtctcctatcagtgtactttgaaaggggcaaggaggatatgagggaggaagggtgagattgagagggaatgagggaggggttatgactgtgatacaaagtaaattgtatgtatttatggGGAACTCTGAGGTTATTATTTGtgagtgtagaatggagatttgaagttagcTCACTTTCCATTATTAAGTGTTCAACAACCATTTATGGTGATcaaactgtgactcacttctgcctcacctttgtgaaatgtataaggcatccacatattctctcctctgaGGCAACAAGTCAGAACTCATTTGGAagggttggattgtcagacagaaaccccatTTCTCTCGCCTTATATTACACAATGaagtttataattctttacaaataattccctttatattaaatgctgaaaaatttcccaacctgattaaagttgcttggccattgaatcagaacttcattgatgaaaaagccttggtcttgtggactcttgaagacaaattctcccactttaagtattaATAAATTTTGCTTACTATATGAAATAAACTTCTGCatatcatatgtttccataatattctttttctcatcaaagcttatttcatctccagcagcatttatcactttaattttcctcaaaaatggatgcagctgaagagagacaaaatTAGATATGAGTGGCCTATACAGATTACTCATTGAACTCtaagagaaattcattttcaCTCCCTCTGACATGGgtttctttttgaaggtgcttagtttgtttaggtgtctcTCCAATTATGTAGCAAGATTAATATTATTCCCCATGGAAGTAATGCTAGAGCTcctaaacacaagtagaaatatcatCTATGAGTtagaagatagtatagtgtgtagcatgtccttagttggcaaaatgtgtctttctccagcaccagaaaaaaatatttccacttAAAAGATGgagatttgaagaggatccaaaatgatGGTGCCGAGTGTACATGGTTACTGAGTGCTAGGACTCTAGTGACTCCACAGCAAGTGAGAAGCTATGCTGTGGACCCCAAAATGCCAATGTCTATGCTTCCCAGCTTTAAggtacactagaaggaaaaccccaagcaaagaaagttaaccacacccaagaaaacaaataaaatataaaaaagcaccattgctgcaaaaccaaaaggagagaaacacagaaactcactacaaccataaaaaacaaaattaccagcactagcaaacattagttattaatatcactcaacatcaatggattcaattcctcaataaaaagacacagactaacagaatggatatataaatagaattgctgcatacaagaaacacatcttaacaaaaaaggaggacattacctcagagtgaagggctggaaatagctttttcacggaaatggacccaagaagcaaattgaaagaagccatcctaatatctaataaaataaaattttaactgaatttattcaaaagatatgggaaaggATACATATCATAGTAAAAGGATACATATCAtatcaaaaatccaccaagatgatgtctctaTTCTGAGTATTTTgcttcaaatacaagggcacctacatttgtaaaagaagcatta
Proteins encoded in this region:
- the LOC132651232 gene encoding vomeronasal type-2 receptor 26-like, with translation MSNLYRPLISNFVSLQLHPFLRKIKVINAAGDEISFDEKKNIMETYDMQKFISYSKQNLLILKVGEFVFKSPQDQGFFINEVLIQWPSNFNQTPQSVCTQSCGPGFWKVLQEERPICYFSCVFCPEWHISNQTGGFSDMR